Sequence from the Terriglobales bacterium genome:
AAAGCTCGTAGTAGCCTTCGGGATCGCGTCCCTTCACTGAGACCGTAAGCTTGTCGCCGGGCTTCACGGCTTCGCCGCCCTGGAAGGCCGTCAAGGGCAGAATGCCTTCGGTCTTGAATCCGATATCGAGAAACACCGACTCGGCGGAGACGGCAATCACTGTGCCTTCGCGTCCTTTATTGCCACCCTCTTCGGGCTTGCGCGAACGGCTCTTCTCGTACTGAGAAAGAATGTCTTTGAATGACTCGCCGGTTTCAGCGGGGGCTTCAGCGGCCGGTTGAGTTGATTCGGTTATCGGTTGGGATTCGGGAATGTTTGGGTTAGACATAATAGAGGTTACAGTTCTGTTGTGGGGTTATCTCAATAGGATAACACCGTGCCTGAGCATCCGCTTTCGGACGGGGCCCCAGGGCGCTGCGGAATTTTTATTTGTCTATTTGTCGCCTTTACACTTATTTGTCACCTTTACTTTCCAAATTCGTCAATCGTGCGATACTCAGTCGGTCTTTTTTTTGACTCACCCGTTTCAAACAATAAAACGAGGACTATGACTAACTCAAACGATCCATCCCTCTCAAGACGCAAGTGGCTTCACCTGGCCGCGGGAGCCACGCTGGGCTCGGGCTTGCTGGCCGTGACCAAAGCAGGAGCGGCAGAGACGAAACCGCAGACAACTCAAGCGGCTCATACGACTCACACAACGGCTGGCGGCCACGATCTTGGTGCGCGTACTTACAACATCCGCGACTTCGGCGCTAAAGGCGACGGCAAGACGCTGGATACGGCTGCGGTGCAGGCGGCGATTGACATATGTAATAAAGATCAGGGCGGCACGGTGCTGGTACCCGCGGGCGTGTTCGTCATCGGAACAGTCGAGATGAAGAGTAACGTTACGCTGCACATCGCGGCGCAAGGCAAGCTGATGGGCAGTGACGACGGCAAGCAGTACCATGCCGCCGATGCTATCCCGCTCAGTGGAGACTCGACGCTGGGCGACGGAAACGTCGGGCTGATCTTCGCCGTCGGGGCCGAGAACTTCACCATCGAAGGGCCGGGAACGATTGACGGCCAGGGCACACAGTTTCGCAGTCCTACGCGCGGCGTTCCGCCGCCGTCGGGTCGCGGGGGCAACAATCGTCCGTATCATCTGCTATTTCATCAATGCAAGAATTTCACGGTACGCGACATCTATCTCTTCCAGGGCGCCTATCATTCGGTCCGCATCATTCAGAGCAGTTACGTGAAGCTGGATGGAATCCGCATCTACAACCGCGTGAACCACAACAATGATGGGTTTCACTTCATCAGCGCGCAACACGTCCATCTCAGCAACTGCACGGTGGAATGCCAGGACGACGCCTGCGCCCTCTTTGGCAGTTGCAAGTTCGTCACCGTGACCAACTGCTCGTTCAGCACGCGCTGGTCGGTGTTTCGCTTCGGCGGCGGCGAGGCGGAAAACATTACGGTCTCCAACTGCCTCATCTATGACACCTACGGCTGCCCCGTCAAGATGCGCTGCGGACCGGGATCGCGTTTCGAAAATATTTCCTTCTCCAATCTGGTCATGAAGAACGTGACCGGACCAATCTCAATCGGCCTGGGAGGAAACCGGCGGCGCCCGCCCCAGACTGAATCTCAGACCCAGGCCCAAGCTAACGGTCAGCCGGGTACACCACCCAGTGTTCCCACCGGCGCGCAGCTCGAAGATTCAGGCACGCCGCCGGGCCAAGGAGGGGTTGTCCGCAATATTACTTTCAGTGGAATTCGCGCTACTGTGACCGTTCCGGTACAGTTCCCCGATGTGCCGTTCACCAGCGGCTACAACCCGGGGGAGATCAAATCGTGCATCGCGGTCAACCGCTCCGGAGAGGGCGTGCTGGAGAACATCAGCTTCAACGATGTTCACGTCACCTTTGCGGGCGGTGGCACAGCAGAAGAGGCTGCAGTGCGCGACGTACCCAAGATCACCGGAGAGTATTACGAAACCGGCGTCTTGCCGGCCTATGGCCTCTATGCTCGCAACGTGCGCGCGCTTACTCTAAGCAACGTACGCTTTGACGTAAGTTCGCCTGAGCTGCGGCCGGCGATGGTATTCGACCACGTGGAAGACGCCGCAGTGAATGGGTTCAGTGCACAAGCGAATCCGCGGGCTGAGTCGTTGCTGCGGTTCATTGAAACGCGAGACGTCTTGCTGAGCGCCGCGCGCGCGCTGACGCCGGCCGCGGTCTTCCTGCAGGTGGAAGGTGCGGACAGCCAGGGCATCACGGTTGACGGGGGCGATCTGTCAAAAGCAGCAACGCCGGTGGCCTTCAAAGCCGACGCTCCGCAAAAAGCTGTGAAGCTGCGTATTTAGATAAATAGGCTCGGCTTCCCATTACGGGACAGCCGGGCTTTGAAGATGGTGCTAAGTTGCCGTTGAGGTTGGGTTCGTATTGGCTTTTAGCGATTCTCTGAGGGTCTTTGCCTGAATCGCGAGCTTTGTCCAAGTGCTACCATTTATATATTCATGAGAATCATGCTGTTCAGAATCGCCCTCTTAGTTTGTATCCC
This genomic interval carries:
- a CDS encoding glycosyl hydrolase family 28 protein; this encodes MTNSNDPSLSRRKWLHLAAGATLGSGLLAVTKAGAAETKPQTTQAAHTTHTTAGGHDLGARTYNIRDFGAKGDGKTLDTAAVQAAIDICNKDQGGTVLVPAGVFVIGTVEMKSNVTLHIAAQGKLMGSDDGKQYHAADAIPLSGDSTLGDGNVGLIFAVGAENFTIEGPGTIDGQGTQFRSPTRGVPPPSGRGGNNRPYHLLFHQCKNFTVRDIYLFQGAYHSVRIIQSSYVKLDGIRIYNRVNHNNDGFHFISAQHVHLSNCTVECQDDACALFGSCKFVTVTNCSFSTRWSVFRFGGGEAENITVSNCLIYDTYGCPVKMRCGPGSRFENISFSNLVMKNVTGPISIGLGGNRRRPPQTESQTQAQANGQPGTPPSVPTGAQLEDSGTPPGQGGVVRNITFSGIRATVTVPVQFPDVPFTSGYNPGEIKSCIAVNRSGEGVLENISFNDVHVTFAGGGTAEEAAVRDVPKITGEYYETGVLPAYGLYARNVRALTLSNVRFDVSSPELRPAMVFDHVEDAAVNGFSAQANPRAESLLRFIETRDVLLSAARALTPAAVFLQVEGADSQGITVDGGDLSKAATPVAFKADAPQKAVKLRI